One genomic region from Lepisosteus oculatus isolate fLepOcu1 chromosome 20, fLepOcu1.hap2, whole genome shotgun sequence encodes:
- the gpr211 gene encoding probable G-protein coupled receptor 21, whose amino-acid sequence MLTSPNLTLSWEIASTIGLNLSSAELQRHMELSHRPMKICIISVLGALIILGNVAVILVIASSVSGWSRNTRYFLISLTGADAALALVVMPLNLYVSLVKDREDPDPYCHAVAFFNSTVYATCIYSLATISLERYIAVFYPLKYTTVMTKNKTRVLIAFAWFFPPVVLVPISIPDGIIKVYFSSASLVCNPVYSTNVAYSLTLTCLIFFPCSIVMTFANCRLWVAARRQRHKLKNRDLRGRSRPDSASRVLVPVMIVYYTCWTPCMMTILYTAISGTAVPEWLEFVAVWLPSANGFLNCIVYFWINHSFRRKFCLMGHRLCLQLCPAVGKVGGYRAPGGVSVVGSAWDNNNSLQERSCSVSSNCTLLPQVVESCI is encoded by the exons ATGTTGACTTCCCCGAATTTAACACTGTCGTGGGAAATCGCCAGTACCATAGGATTGAATTTAAGCAGCGCCGAACTTCAAAGACACATGGAGCTATCTCACCGTCCCATGAAAATCTGTATTATATCTGTGTTAGGAGCTCTGATCATTCTGGGGAACGTGGCTGTGATTTTGGTTATAGCATCTTCAGTGTCTGGTTGGTCGAGGAACACTCGGTACTTTTTAATCTCTCTCACGGGGGCAGATGCCGCGCTGGCGCTAGTTGTTATGCCTCTGAACCTGTACGTGAGTCTCGTCAAGGACAGAGAAGACCCAGACCCGTACTGCCATGCTGTGGCTTTCTTCAACTCCACGGTCTACGCCACCTGTATCTACTCGCTGGCTACAATAAGCCTTGAAAGGTACATCGCGGTGTTCTACCCGCTGAAGTACACCACCGTGATGACGAAAAACAAGACTAGAGTCCTCATTGCTTTCGCCTGGTTTTTCCCACCGGTGGTGTTGGTCCCCATCTCCATTCCCGACGGAATCATCAAAGTTTACTTCTCCAGCGCGTCCTTAGTTTGTAATCCGGTTTACTCCACCAACGTGGCCTACTCGCTGACTTTAACCTGCCTTATATTCTTCCCTTGTTCAATCGTCATGACCTTCGCCAATTGTCGGCTCTGGGTCGCTGCCAGGAGACAGAGGCACAAACTGAAAAACCGCGATTTGCGCGGCCGCAGCAGACCGGACTCGGCTTCCCGTGTCCTGGTGCCAGTAATGATTGTGTACTACACGTGCTGGACGCCATGCATGATGACCATCCTGTACACAG CAATTTCTGGCACCGCGGTCCCAGAGTGGCTGGAGTTTGTGGCTGTGTGGCTGCCCAGTGCCAACGGCTTTCTCAACTGCATCGTTTACTTCTGGATCAACCACAGCTTCCGCAGGAAGTTCTGCCTGATGGGGCACAGGCTGTGCCTGCAGCTGTGCCCCGCGGTTGGCAAGGTGGGGGGGTACCGGGCTCCGGGCGGCGTGAGCGTGGTGGGCAGTGCCTGGGACAACAACAACTCTCTCCAGGAGCGCTCCTGCAGCGTCTCCTCCAACTGCACGCTGCTGCCGCAGGTCGTGGAGAGCTGCATCTGA